Proteins encoded by one window of Manihot esculenta cultivar AM560-2 chromosome 10, M.esculenta_v8, whole genome shotgun sequence:
- the LOC110625068 gene encoding multiple organellar RNA editing factor 1, mitochondrial isoform X4, translating to MALQFVRFRRALTSLSTLQRSLSSPIIPTCPLPLPHAFISPSPSKQSPAFFIFQSRPFAGSPMSLSSSGKQYRVYKEGDEITEDMVLFEGCDFNHWLITVDFPKDPKPTPEEMVATYERICAQGLGISIEEAKKKIYACSTTTYQGFQAVMTEEESEKFKDIPGVVFVLPDSYIDPQNKEYGGDKYENGVITPRPPPVQYRKTGRFNDRNRNPAQPRYDQQGGPAPNQRGSPQYNQQGYMQGGRASPQFNQGYTQGGGNYGPPQNYPPQQNYGPPGQGDRMPMNNWDKAPGGRDSYQTNRGPYQGSYGQDQRGGQYQGNYSHGQQGNHYPQDQRGFPQGDQRNFRGDGRNFSPAQPGTHGQGSNIGYGQGYPGEGQRFSQMEQRNMHGEQSNYAPVGQTGENQGRY from the exons ATGGCTCTGCAATTTGTCCGCTTCCGTCGAGCTCTAACCTCACTTTCCACTCTCCAGCGCTCTCTTTCCTCTCCGATCATTCCCACTTGCCCTCTTCCTCTCCCGCATGCCTTCATTTCTCCCTCGCCATCCAAGCAATCGCCAGCGTTCTTCATCTTTCAGTCGCGGCCGTTCGCGGGATCGCCAATGTCTCTCTCTTCCTCGGGAAAACAGTACAGGGTGTACAAGGAAGGAGACGAGATCACGGAGGACATGGTGCTTTTCGAGGGCTGCGATTTCAATCACTGGCTAATTACAGTGGATTTTCCCAAGGACCCGAAGCCCACACCCGAAGAGATGGTTGCGACGTACGAGCGTATCTGCGCTCAGGGACTGGGCATCAG TATCGAGGAGGCAAAGAAAAAGATATACGCTTGTAGCACCACTACTTATCAAGGTTTTCAGGCAGTTATGACAGAAGAGGAGTCCGAAAAATTTAAAG aTATTCCTGGAGTTGTATTTGTACTGCCAGATTCTTATATTGATCCACAAAACAAGGAATATGGAG GAGACAAGTATGAAAATGGAGTAATAACACCAAGGCCACCTCCAGTTCAATATAGGAAGACAGGAAGATTCAATGACAGGAACAGGAATCCTGCCCAGCCAAGATATGACCAGCAAGGAG GTCCTGCCCCAAATCAACGTGGGAGTCCCCAATACAATCAACAAGGATATATGCAAGGTGGACGTGCTAGTCCCCAATTTAATCAAGGATATACGCAAGGTGGTGGGAACTATGGACCTCCTCAAAATTACCCACCACAGCAAAATTATGGCCCTCCTGGACAAGGAGATAGAATGCCAATGAACAATTGGGATAAAGCTCCTGGAGGAAGGGATTCATATCAGACAAATAGGGGTCCATATCAAGGCTCCTATGGCCAAGACCAAAGAGGAGGCCAATATCAGGGGAACTACAGCCATGGTCAGCAGGGAAATCATTATCCTCAAGACCAAAGGGGCTTCCCACAAGGAGATCAGAGGAACTTCAGGGGAGATGGCAGAAACTTTTCTCCTGCACAACCTGGAACTCATGGGCAAGGTTCAAATATTGGTTATGGGCAGGGCTACCCAGGTGAAGGTCAAAGGTTTTCGCAGATGGAGCAGAGAAATATGCATGGAGAGCAATCAAATTATGCACCTGTAGGACAAACTGGAGAAAACCAA GGAAGATATTAG
- the LOC110625068 gene encoding multiple organellar RNA editing factor 1, mitochondrial isoform X2, whose protein sequence is MALQFVRFRRALTSLSTLQRSLSSPIIPTCPLPLPHAFISPSPSKQSPAFFIFQSRPFAGSPMSLSSSGKQYRVYKEGDEITEDMVLFEGCDFNHWLITVDFPKDPKPTPEEMVATYERICAQGLGISIEEAKKKIYACSTTTYQGFQAVMTEEESEKFKDIPGVVFVLPDSYIDPQNKEYGGDKYENGVITPRPPPVQYRKTGRFNDRNRNPAQPRYDQQGGPAQPRYDQQGGPAPNQRGSPQYNQQGYMQGGRASPQFNQGYTQGGGNYGPPQNYPPQQNYGPPGQGDRMPMNNWDKAPGGRDSYQTNRGPYQGSYGQDQRGGQYQGNYSHGQQGNHYPQDQRGFPQGDQRNFRGDGRNFSPAQPGTHGQGSNIGYGQGYPGEGQRFSQMEQRNMHGEQSNYAPVGQTGENQGRY, encoded by the exons ATGGCTCTGCAATTTGTCCGCTTCCGTCGAGCTCTAACCTCACTTTCCACTCTCCAGCGCTCTCTTTCCTCTCCGATCATTCCCACTTGCCCTCTTCCTCTCCCGCATGCCTTCATTTCTCCCTCGCCATCCAAGCAATCGCCAGCGTTCTTCATCTTTCAGTCGCGGCCGTTCGCGGGATCGCCAATGTCTCTCTCTTCCTCGGGAAAACAGTACAGGGTGTACAAGGAAGGAGACGAGATCACGGAGGACATGGTGCTTTTCGAGGGCTGCGATTTCAATCACTGGCTAATTACAGTGGATTTTCCCAAGGACCCGAAGCCCACACCCGAAGAGATGGTTGCGACGTACGAGCGTATCTGCGCTCAGGGACTGGGCATCAG TATCGAGGAGGCAAAGAAAAAGATATACGCTTGTAGCACCACTACTTATCAAGGTTTTCAGGCAGTTATGACAGAAGAGGAGTCCGAAAAATTTAAAG aTATTCCTGGAGTTGTATTTGTACTGCCAGATTCTTATATTGATCCACAAAACAAGGAATATGGAG GAGACAAGTATGAAAATGGAGTAATAACACCAAGGCCACCTCCAGTTCAATATAGGAAGACAGGAAGATTCAATGACAGGAACAGGAATCCTGCCCAGCCAAGATATGACCAGCAAGGAG GTCCTGCCCAGCCAAGATATGACCAGCAAGGAGGTCCTGCCCCAAATCAACGTGGGAGTCCCCAATACAATCAACAAGGATATATGCAAGGTGGACGTGCTAGTCCCCAATTTAATCAAGGATATACGCAAGGTGGTGGGAACTATGGACCTCCTCAAAATTACCCACCACAGCAAAATTATGGCCCTCCTGGACAAGGAGATAGAATGCCAATGAACAATTGGGATAAAGCTCCTGGAGGAAGGGATTCATATCAGACAAATAGGGGTCCATATCAAGGCTCCTATGGCCAAGACCAAAGAGGAGGCCAATATCAGGGGAACTACAGCCATGGTCAGCAGGGAAATCATTATCCTCAAGACCAAAGGGGCTTCCCACAAGGAGATCAGAGGAACTTCAGGGGAGATGGCAGAAACTTTTCTCCTGCACAACCTGGAACTCATGGGCAAGGTTCAAATATTGGTTATGGGCAGGGCTACCCAGGTGAAGGTCAAAGGTTTTCGCAGATGGAGCAGAGAAATATGCATGGAGAGCAATCAAATTATGCACCTGTAGGACAAACTGGAGAAAACCAA GGAAGATATTAG
- the LOC110625068 gene encoding multiple organellar RNA editing factor 1, mitochondrial isoform X1 translates to MALQFVRFRRALTSLSTLQRSLSSPIIPTCPLPLPHAFISPSPSKQSPAFFIFQSRPFAGSPMSLSSSGKQYRVYKEGDEITEDMVLFEGCDFNHWLITVDFPKDPKPTPEEMVATYERICAQGLGISIEEAKKKIYACSTTTYQGFQAVMTEEESEKFKDIPGVVFVLPDSYIDPQNKEYGGDKYENGVITPRPPPVQYRKTGRFNDRNRNPAQPRYDQQGGPAQPRYDQQGGPAQPRYDQQGGPAPNQRGSPQYNQQGYMQGGRASPQFNQGYTQGGGNYGPPQNYPPQQNYGPPGQGDRMPMNNWDKAPGGRDSYQTNRGPYQGSYGQDQRGGQYQGNYSHGQQGNHYPQDQRGFPQGDQRNFRGDGRNFSPAQPGTHGQGSNIGYGQGYPGEGQRFSQMEQRNMHGEQSNYAPVGQTGENQGRY, encoded by the exons ATGGCTCTGCAATTTGTCCGCTTCCGTCGAGCTCTAACCTCACTTTCCACTCTCCAGCGCTCTCTTTCCTCTCCGATCATTCCCACTTGCCCTCTTCCTCTCCCGCATGCCTTCATTTCTCCCTCGCCATCCAAGCAATCGCCAGCGTTCTTCATCTTTCAGTCGCGGCCGTTCGCGGGATCGCCAATGTCTCTCTCTTCCTCGGGAAAACAGTACAGGGTGTACAAGGAAGGAGACGAGATCACGGAGGACATGGTGCTTTTCGAGGGCTGCGATTTCAATCACTGGCTAATTACAGTGGATTTTCCCAAGGACCCGAAGCCCACACCCGAAGAGATGGTTGCGACGTACGAGCGTATCTGCGCTCAGGGACTGGGCATCAG TATCGAGGAGGCAAAGAAAAAGATATACGCTTGTAGCACCACTACTTATCAAGGTTTTCAGGCAGTTATGACAGAAGAGGAGTCCGAAAAATTTAAAG aTATTCCTGGAGTTGTATTTGTACTGCCAGATTCTTATATTGATCCACAAAACAAGGAATATGGAG GAGACAAGTATGAAAATGGAGTAATAACACCAAGGCCACCTCCAGTTCAATATAGGAAGACAGGAAGATTCAATGACAGGAACAGGAATCCTGCCCAGCCAAGATATGACCAGCAAGGAGGTCCTGCCCAGCCAAGATATGACCAGCAAGGAGGTCCTGCCCAGCCAAGATATGACCAGCAAGGAGGTCCTGCCCCAAATCAACGTGGGAGTCCCCAATACAATCAACAAGGATATATGCAAGGTGGACGTGCTAGTCCCCAATTTAATCAAGGATATACGCAAGGTGGTGGGAACTATGGACCTCCTCAAAATTACCCACCACAGCAAAATTATGGCCCTCCTGGACAAGGAGATAGAATGCCAATGAACAATTGGGATAAAGCTCCTGGAGGAAGGGATTCATATCAGACAAATAGGGGTCCATATCAAGGCTCCTATGGCCAAGACCAAAGAGGAGGCCAATATCAGGGGAACTACAGCCATGGTCAGCAGGGAAATCATTATCCTCAAGACCAAAGGGGCTTCCCACAAGGAGATCAGAGGAACTTCAGGGGAGATGGCAGAAACTTTTCTCCTGCACAACCTGGAACTCATGGGCAAGGTTCAAATATTGGTTATGGGCAGGGCTACCCAGGTGAAGGTCAAAGGTTTTCGCAGATGGAGCAGAGAAATATGCATGGAGAGCAATCAAATTATGCACCTGTAGGACAAACTGGAGAAAACCAA GGAAGATATTAG
- the LOC110625068 gene encoding multiple organellar RNA editing factor 1, mitochondrial isoform X3: MALQFVRFRRALTSLSTLQRSLSSPIIPTCPLPLPHAFISPSPSKQSPAFFIFQSRPFAGSPMSLSSSGKQYRVYKEGDEITEDMVLFEGCDFNHWLITVDFPKDPKPTPEEMVATYERICAQGLGISIEEAKKKIYACSTTTYQGFQAVMTEEESEKFKDIPGVVFVLPDSYIDPQNKEYGGDKYENGVITPRPPPVQYRKTGRFNDRNRNPAQPRYDQQGGPAQPRYDQQGGPAPNQRGSPQYNQQGYMQGGRASPQFNQGYTQGGGNYGPPQNYPPQQNYGPPGQGDRMPMNNWDKAPGGRDSYQTNRGPYQGSYGQDQRGGQYQGNYSHGQQGNHYPQDQRGFPQGDQRNFRGDGRNFSPAQPGTHGQGSNIGYGQGYPGEGQRFSQMEQRNMHGEQSNYAPVGQTGENQGRY, encoded by the exons ATGGCTCTGCAATTTGTCCGCTTCCGTCGAGCTCTAACCTCACTTTCCACTCTCCAGCGCTCTCTTTCCTCTCCGATCATTCCCACTTGCCCTCTTCCTCTCCCGCATGCCTTCATTTCTCCCTCGCCATCCAAGCAATCGCCAGCGTTCTTCATCTTTCAGTCGCGGCCGTTCGCGGGATCGCCAATGTCTCTCTCTTCCTCGGGAAAACAGTACAGGGTGTACAAGGAAGGAGACGAGATCACGGAGGACATGGTGCTTTTCGAGGGCTGCGATTTCAATCACTGGCTAATTACAGTGGATTTTCCCAAGGACCCGAAGCCCACACCCGAAGAGATGGTTGCGACGTACGAGCGTATCTGCGCTCAGGGACTGGGCATCAG TATCGAGGAGGCAAAGAAAAAGATATACGCTTGTAGCACCACTACTTATCAAGGTTTTCAGGCAGTTATGACAGAAGAGGAGTCCGAAAAATTTAAAG aTATTCCTGGAGTTGTATTTGTACTGCCAGATTCTTATATTGATCCACAAAACAAGGAATATGGAG GAGACAAGTATGAAAATGGAGTAATAACACCAAGGCCACCTCCAGTTCAATATAGGAAGACAGGAAGATTCAATGACAGGAACAGGAATCCTGCCCAGCCAAGATATGACCAGCAAGGAGGTCCTGCCCAGCCAAGATATGACCAGCAAGGAG GTCCTGCCCCAAATCAACGTGGGAGTCCCCAATACAATCAACAAGGATATATGCAAGGTGGACGTGCTAGTCCCCAATTTAATCAAGGATATACGCAAGGTGGTGGGAACTATGGACCTCCTCAAAATTACCCACCACAGCAAAATTATGGCCCTCCTGGACAAGGAGATAGAATGCCAATGAACAATTGGGATAAAGCTCCTGGAGGAAGGGATTCATATCAGACAAATAGGGGTCCATATCAAGGCTCCTATGGCCAAGACCAAAGAGGAGGCCAATATCAGGGGAACTACAGCCATGGTCAGCAGGGAAATCATTATCCTCAAGACCAAAGGGGCTTCCCACAAGGAGATCAGAGGAACTTCAGGGGAGATGGCAGAAACTTTTCTCCTGCACAACCTGGAACTCATGGGCAAGGTTCAAATATTGGTTATGGGCAGGGCTACCCAGGTGAAGGTCAAAGGTTTTCGCAGATGGAGCAGAGAAATATGCATGGAGAGCAATCAAATTATGCACCTGTAGGACAAACTGGAGAAAACCAA GGAAGATATTAG